The following are encoded in a window of Amphibacillus xylanus NBRC 15112 genomic DNA:
- a CDS encoding energy-coupling factor ABC transporter ATP-binding protein: MDISFKHVSYTYQPNGPFEYKALRDLNFSIKSGSYVAIIGHTGSGKSTLIQHLNGLLKPTQGEVQIGNYVIRADQKLADIKELRRQVGVVFQYPEHQLFEETIEKDIAFGPENFGVSKEEVAKRIPEVMNAVGLSQQLLDRSPFDLSGGQMRRVAIAGILAMEPSVLVLDEPTAGLDPKGQQEIMEMFYDLHKRRNLTTILVTHSMEDALKYADHVIILEAGQIKMEGKPEEIFVKSTELEHVQLDTPEIIRFLQDFKEKFGIEIAYHNQSVDQLAIEVVRALKEVKQNG; encoded by the coding sequence ATGGACATATCATTTAAGCATGTAAGCTATACGTATCAACCTAATGGCCCTTTTGAGTATAAGGCGTTAAGGGATTTGAATTTTTCGATTAAGTCAGGGTCATATGTTGCAATTATTGGTCATACTGGTTCGGGGAAATCAACGTTAATCCAACATTTGAATGGTTTGCTTAAGCCTACACAAGGTGAGGTTCAGATCGGTAACTATGTGATTAGAGCAGATCAGAAACTAGCAGATATTAAAGAGTTGCGGAGACAGGTTGGCGTTGTATTTCAATATCCCGAGCATCAATTATTTGAGGAAACAATTGAAAAGGATATTGCTTTTGGACCTGAAAATTTTGGTGTAAGCAAAGAGGAAGTTGCAAAGCGTATTCCTGAAGTGATGAATGCTGTTGGTTTATCTCAACAGTTATTAGACCGTTCACCTTTTGATTTAAGTGGTGGTCAAATGCGTCGTGTTGCGATTGCAGGTATTTTAGCGATGGAACCAAGTGTATTAGTACTTGATGAGCCAACAGCAGGTCTTGATCCAAAAGGACAACAAGAAATTATGGAAATGTTTTATGATCTTCATAAACGTAGAAATCTAACGACAATTCTTGTTACGCACAGTATGGAAGATGCATTAAAATATGCAGACCATGTGATTATCTTAGAAGCTGGTCAAATCAAAATGGAAGGCAAGCCTGAGGAGATTTTTGTTAAGAGTACTGAACTGGAACACGTTCAATTAGATACTCCTGAAATCATTCGTTTCTTACAAGACTTTAAAGAAAAGTTTGGCATTGAGATTGCGTACCATAATCAATCAGTTGATCAATTAGCAATTGAAGTTGTTAGGGCTCTTAAAGAGGTGAAACAAAATGGCTAA
- a CDS encoding energy-coupling factor transporter transmembrane component T family protein, with product MANSLIIGQYIPSDSKVHRLDPRTKIIIIFSFIIFVFFANNLLSYAWLTLFAFGSALLTKIKARYIAKGLTPVWFLIVFTFALHLFVTKEGDVLFSVFGFRVYSEALIQGFFISLRFFLLILVTSLLTLTTTPIEITDAIESLLHPLKKVKFPVHELALMMSISLRFIPTLMQETDKISKAQASRGVDFRTGPIKERIQAVVPLLVPLFVSAFKRAEELAMAMEARGYQGGEGRTKLRELKIMRIDWYAFLLFGITLIGLFVLRQ from the coding sequence ATGGCTAACTCACTCATCATTGGACAATATATCCCAAGCGATTCGAAAGTACATCGTTTAGACCCGAGAACCAAGATCATCATTATATTTTCTTTTATTATTTTTGTGTTCTTCGCAAATAATTTGTTAAGCTACGCTTGGCTTACGTTATTTGCATTTGGAAGTGCGCTTTTAACTAAAATTAAGGCACGATATATTGCTAAGGGATTAACACCAGTTTGGTTTTTAATTGTATTTACATTTGCACTACATTTATTTGTGACGAAAGAAGGAGACGTTCTATTTAGTGTATTTGGTTTTCGAGTATACTCAGAGGCACTAATACAAGGTTTTTTTATTTCATTACGTTTTTTCTTACTCATTTTGGTTACGTCTTTATTAACCTTAACAACGACACCAATTGAAATTACGGATGCGATTGAATCATTACTTCATCCATTAAAGAAAGTTAAATTTCCAGTACATGAGCTTGCTTTAATGATGTCAATTTCGTTGCGATTTATCCCAACACTCATGCAAGAAACTGATAAAATTTCGAAGGCTCAAGCATCTCGTGGTGTTGACTTTAGAACAGGCCCAATTAAGGAACGAATTCAAGCTGTAGTGCCATTGTTGGTCCCTTTATTTGTTAGCGCGTTTAAGCGTGCAGAAGAGCTAGCCATGGCGATGGAGGCAAGAGGTTATCAAGGTGGCGAAGGGCGAACAAAGCTTAGGGAACTAAAAATAATGCGGATTGATTGGTATGCTTTTTTATTATTTGGAATTACATTAATAGGACTATTTGTGTTAAGGCAGTAA
- the truA gene encoding tRNA pseudouridine(38-40) synthase TruA produces the protein MRYLAIISYDGSNYSGYQIQPNQLTIQAVIEAALTKMHKGEPVKITASGRTDAGVHAYGQVIHFDSELDIPESNWKKALNSLLPGDIVVLDVKQVSENFHARFDAIKKTYIYTILNSADANPFEINYCAHVKERLNVDLMNQALQDLIGEHDFTAFCAANSYVKGDKIRTIYHASCQRVNNKVVFSVTGNGFLYNMVRIIVGTLIEIGLGQRPATDIKRIIESKDRTQAGKTAPPQGLYLNAVEYDLN, from the coding sequence ATGCGCTATTTAGCAATTATAAGCTACGATGGGTCAAACTATTCAGGATATCAAATTCAACCGAATCAATTAACAATACAAGCTGTTATTGAAGCTGCGTTAACGAAGATGCACAAAGGGGAACCTGTGAAAATAACAGCATCTGGAAGAACCGATGCCGGTGTTCATGCCTATGGACAAGTGATTCACTTCGATAGTGAATTAGATATTCCTGAATCGAATTGGAAGAAGGCGTTGAATTCACTTTTACCAGGAGATATTGTCGTTCTCGATGTGAAACAAGTATCTGAGAATTTCCATGCTCGATTTGACGCGATTAAAAAGACATATATTTATACGATTTTAAATAGTGCCGATGCTAACCCATTTGAGATCAATTATTGCGCCCATGTTAAGGAAAGACTAAACGTTGACTTAATGAATCAAGCTTTGCAAGATTTAATAGGAGAACATGATTTTACTGCATTTTGTGCGGCAAATAGTTATGTTAAAGGTGATAAGATTCGAACAATTTATCATGCCAGTTGTCAAAGAGTAAATAATAAGGTTGTCTTTTCTGTTACGGGAAATGGTTTCCTTTACAATATGGTCCGTATTATTGTAGGTACATTAATAGAGATTGGTTTGGGCCAGCGCCCAGCAACTGATATAAAAAGGATTATTGAAAGTAAGGATCGTACACAGGCAGGTAAAACAGCTCCGCCACAGGGATTATATTTAAATGCTGTTGAGTATGATCTTAATTAG
- the rplM gene encoding 50S ribosomal protein L13 → MRTTYMANDANVERKWLVVDAEGQTLGRLASEVAAILRGKHKPTFTPHVDTGDYVIIVNADKIELTGNKLNDKMYYRHSGHPGGLKGRTAGEMREKFPERMLELTIKGMLPKGPLGRKMAKKLHVYRGAEHNHHAQKPEVYELRG, encoded by the coding sequence ATGCGTACAACTTACATGGCAAATGACGCAAATGTTGAACGTAAATGGCTTGTAGTTGATGCTGAAGGTCAGACACTAGGTCGACTAGCAAGTGAAGTTGCAGCAATTCTTCGCGGTAAGCATAAACCAACGTTCACACCTCATGTGGATACTGGCGATTACGTGATTATTGTAAATGCGGATAAAATTGAATTAACTGGAAATAAATTAAATGATAAAATGTATTACCGTCACTCAGGACATCCAGGTGGACTTAAAGGACGTACAGCTGGTGAAATGCGTGAGAAATTTCCTGAAAGAATGTTAGAACTAACAATCAAAGGGATGTTACCAAAAGGCCCACTAGGTCGCAAAATGGCTAAAAAACTACATGTTTATCGTGGTGCAGAGCATAATCACCATGCTCAAAAACCTGAAGTTTACGAACTTCGCGGATAA
- the rpsI gene encoding 30S ribosomal protein S9, with protein MAQVQYYGTGRRKKSTARVRLVPGTGRIVVNNRDAEEYFPYETLRTIIKQPLVTTETEGSYDVLVNVHGGGFTGQAGAIRHGVARALLEVDPGYRPSLKSAGFLTRDARMKERKKYGLKGARRAPQFSKR; from the coding sequence GTGGCTCAAGTACAATATTACGGAACTGGACGCCGTAAAAAATCAACTGCTCGTGTACGTTTAGTCCCTGGTACTGGACGTATCGTTGTAAATAATCGTGATGCGGAAGAATACTTCCCATATGAAACACTTCGTACTATTATTAAACAACCATTAGTAACTACAGAAACTGAAGGTAGTTATGATGTTTTAGTTAATGTACATGGTGGAGGCTTTACAGGACAAGCTGGAGCAATCCGTCATGGAGTTGCGCGTGCGTTATTAGAAGTTGACCCAGGATACCGCCCTTCATTAAAGAGCGCTGGATTCTTAACTCGTGACGCAAGAATGAAAGAGCGTAAGAAATACGGTCTTAAAGGCGCGCGTCGTGCACCACAGTTCTCTAAACGATAA
- a CDS encoding tyrosine-type recombinase/integrase, with the protein MKNPNGYGSVFKLSGKRRRPWAVRITTGWTDDGKQLVEYLGYYETRQKAMLALAEYHNNPYDLSAGKITFKEVYERFKKEKFPKTLKSNQSGYQMAFNRSKMLHDMKFVDIRKSHMQSVIDNCNKSHDTLRKIKVLFNQMYKHALENDLAQKYYSRFVELPKNKDKSTRKPFTMDEINLLWDNIDRFDNIDAVLIMIYSGLRPGELVEIKNENIYLDKRYFRGGFKTDAGTNRVIPIHKKIHRLIENRMDPKNEYLITNFEGNKLSYYTFYHERFKKIMEQLELDHRPHDCRHTFATLMDNAGANKLSIKRIMGHAAKDITDKVYTHKDIEQLLIAIDKIK; encoded by the coding sequence ATGAAAAATCCAAATGGTTATGGTTCAGTCTTTAAGCTATCTGGCAAAAGAAGAAGGCCTTGGGCTGTTAGAATTACAACCGGATGGACAGATGACGGCAAACAGTTAGTTGAATACCTTGGGTATTATGAGACAAGGCAAAAGGCAATGCTTGCTTTAGCTGAATATCACAATAACCCCTATGACCTGTCTGCCGGAAAGATAACATTTAAAGAAGTATATGAAAGATTTAAAAAAGAAAAATTCCCTAAAACATTGAAATCGAATCAAAGTGGTTATCAAATGGCGTTTAATCGTTCAAAGATGCTGCATGATATGAAGTTTGTTGATATTAGAAAATCGCATATGCAAAGTGTCATAGATAATTGCAATAAGTCACATGATACCTTACGTAAAATCAAAGTGTTATTCAATCAAATGTACAAACACGCACTAGAAAATGATCTTGCGCAGAAATATTATTCGAGATTTGTTGAATTACCTAAAAATAAAGATAAAAGTACTAGAAAACCATTTACAATGGACGAGATAAACCTTCTTTGGGACAATATCGATCGATTTGATAATATAGATGCGGTATTAATTATGATTTACTCGGGATTGCGCCCTGGAGAGCTAGTTGAGATAAAGAACGAAAATATTTATTTAGATAAAAGATATTTTCGAGGAGGATTCAAAACTGACGCAGGTACAAATAGAGTTATTCCTATCCACAAAAAAATCCACAGGTTAATAGAAAACCGAATGGATCCTAAAAATGAATATCTCATTACAAATTTTGAAGGCAATAAATTAAGCTATTATACGTTTTATCATGAAAGGTTTAAAAAAATTATGGAGCAACTTGAATTAGATCACAGACCGCACGATTGTAGACACACTTTTGCAACGCTTATGGATAACGCTGGTGCAAATAAACTATCTATTAAACGAATTATGGGACATGCTGCAAAGGATATAACTGATAAGGTATACACTCATAAAGATATTGAACAATTGCTCATAGCTATTGATAAAATCAAATAA
- a CDS encoding ArsR/SmtB family transcription factor, whose translation MNNKDACEIYCYDEEKVNRIQRELEKEDISSVAQLFKAIAEENRAKITFALLKGEELCVCDIANIIDVTVANASHHLRTLHTQGVVKFRKEGRLAFYSLDDDHVEQLFVNALKHEKEGKVNV comes from the coding sequence ATGAATAATAAAGATGCTTGTGAAATTTATTGTTATGACGAAGAAAAAGTTAATCGAATACAAAGAGAATTAGAGAAAGAAGATATTTCTAGTGTTGCCCAATTATTTAAAGCTATTGCGGAAGAAAATAGGGCGAAAATTACCTTTGCCTTGTTAAAAGGTGAAGAGTTATGTGTTTGTGATATAGCAAATATTATTGATGTCACGGTCGCAAATGCTTCCCACCACTTACGCACGCTTCATACGCAAGGAGTTGTTAAGTTTAGAAAAGAAGGAAGATTAGCGTTTTATTCGCTGGATGATGACCATGTTGAACAGTTATTTGTTAATGCATTAAAACATGAGAAAGAAGGAAAAGTAAATGTCTGA
- a CDS encoding heavy metal translocating P-type ATPase has translation MSDQQAKLSEQEMKAYRVQGFTCTSCANIFENNVKKLQGVEDAKVNFGASKIYVHGSTTIEELEKAGAFENLKIRDEKEQKIERESFWKQKANIKVYISAILLVMSWLLGEQYGEGHILPTIGFAAAILIGGYSLFIKGFKNLSRFKFDMNTLMTIAILGAAVIGQWGEGAMVVILFAISEALERYSVDKARQSIESLMDIAPKEALIRRENKEMQVHVEDILVGDIMIVKPGQKLAMDGTVIQGISTLNQAAITGESVPVTKTVGDEVFAGTLNEEGLLEVKVTKKVEDTTISKIIHLVEEAQAERAPSQAFVDRFAQYYTPAIVVLALLIAVVPPLLFGADWSMWVYQGLAVLVVGCPCALVVSTPVAVVTAIGNAAKNGVLIKGGIHLEEAGALKAIAFDKTGTLTKGVPAVTDIITYSGNENELMTITAAIEKGSQHPLASAIMRKAEENSLDFNGVLVEDFQSITGKGVKAKVNNELYYVGSPNLFEEVHGSIERNQERQIIEMQTQGKTVMVLGTEQEILSLIAVADEIRETSKDVISKLNSIGIETVMLTGDNQRTAVEIGKQVGVSDIKADLLPEDKLNFIKELRGKHKSVGMVGDGVNDAPALAASTVGVAMGGVGTDTALETADIALMSDDLKQLPYTINLSRKALTIIKQNITFSLVIKLVALLLVIPGWLTLWIAIFSDMGATLLVTLNSLRLLKRKE, from the coding sequence ATGTCTGATCAACAAGCAAAATTATCGGAACAAGAAATGAAAGCTTATCGAGTTCAGGGATTTACCTGTACAAGCTGTGCAAATATCTTTGAAAATAACGTAAAAAAATTACAAGGAGTTGAAGATGCTAAAGTAAACTTTGGGGCATCTAAAATCTATGTTCACGGAAGTACAACGATTGAGGAATTAGAAAAAGCAGGTGCTTTTGAAAATTTAAAGATTCGAGATGAAAAAGAACAAAAAATAGAACGTGAATCGTTTTGGAAACAGAAAGCAAATATTAAAGTTTATATCTCAGCTATATTGCTTGTTATGAGTTGGTTGTTGGGCGAGCAATATGGGGAAGGTCATATTCTTCCAACGATTGGTTTTGCAGCAGCCATCTTAATTGGTGGATATTCATTATTTATTAAAGGATTTAAAAATTTAAGCAGATTTAAGTTCGATATGAATACGCTAATGACTATTGCCATTCTAGGAGCCGCGGTGATTGGTCAATGGGGAGAAGGGGCAATGGTTGTTATCCTGTTCGCTATAAGCGAAGCGTTAGAGCGCTATTCAGTAGACAAGGCTAGGCAATCCATTGAATCGTTAATGGATATCGCTCCAAAAGAAGCACTAATTCGTCGTGAAAATAAAGAAATGCAAGTACACGTTGAAGATATTCTAGTGGGCGATATTATGATCGTAAAACCTGGCCAAAAGTTAGCGATGGACGGAACAGTTATTCAGGGTATATCGACATTAAATCAGGCCGCCATTACAGGAGAAAGTGTTCCAGTAACCAAAACTGTTGGTGATGAAGTCTTTGCAGGAACATTGAATGAGGAAGGATTACTAGAAGTAAAAGTAACAAAAAAGGTAGAAGACACCACGATATCAAAAATCATTCATTTGGTAGAAGAAGCCCAAGCAGAACGAGCACCTTCTCAAGCGTTTGTCGATAGATTTGCACAGTACTATACACCAGCTATTGTCGTCTTGGCTCTTTTAATCGCTGTTGTTCCCCCTTTACTATTTGGAGCTGATTGGAGCATGTGGGTCTATCAAGGCTTGGCTGTGTTAGTAGTTGGTTGTCCTTGTGCTCTAGTTGTTTCAACACCTGTTGCTGTAGTTACTGCAATAGGAAATGCAGCTAAAAATGGTGTTTTAATTAAAGGTGGCATCCACTTGGAAGAAGCAGGAGCTCTAAAAGCAATTGCTTTCGATAAAACTGGAACATTAACAAAAGGTGTTCCAGCCGTAACGGACATTATAACGTATAGTGGAAATGAAAATGAATTAATGACTATTACAGCAGCTATTGAAAAGGGATCACAGCATCCACTTGCTTCAGCAATTATGAGAAAAGCAGAAGAAAACAGTTTGGACTTTAATGGAGTATTGGTTGAAGATTTTCAATCTATTACAGGTAAAGGCGTAAAAGCAAAAGTAAATAATGAATTATATTATGTAGGCAGTCCAAATCTTTTTGAAGAAGTACATGGAAGCATTGAAAGGAATCAAGAACGACAGATTATTGAAATGCAGACGCAGGGAAAAACAGTCATGGTGTTAGGAACGGAACAAGAAATCCTTTCTCTTATTGCAGTGGCAGATGAAATAAGAGAAACATCAAAAGATGTCATCAGTAAATTGAACAGCATTGGAATTGAAACAGTGATGCTGACAGGTGATAACCAAAGGACAGCAGTAGAGATTGGAAAACAAGTCGGTGTTTCAGATATTAAAGCAGATTTGCTTCCAGAAGATAAATTGAATTTCATTAAAGAACTTCGTGGAAAGCATAAAAGTGTGGGAATGGTTGGAGATGGCGTGAATGATGCACCTGCTCTTGCAGCTTCCACTGTTGGTGTGGCAATGGGTGGTGTTGGAACTGATACAGCACTAGAAACAGCTGATATTGCTTTAATGTCAGATGATTTAAAACAATTACCATATACCATTAATTTAAGCCGTAAGGCTTTGACGATTATAAAACAAAATATTACCTTCTCATTGGTAATTAAATTAGTGGCATTGCTGTTAGTTATACCTGGTTGGTTAACGCTATGGATAGCGATATTTTCCGATATGGGAGCAACATTACTTGTAACACTAAACAGTTTAAGGTTATTGAAAAGGAAAGAATAA
- a CDS encoding N-6 DNA methylase: MKEEIIKSKLRVQKHGEVFTPKRIVNKMLDIPEVKDACENLTATFLEPAAGEGAFLVAILERKLNMVSEKYNRNLSQYENYSLFALTTLYGIELLEDNAQTCVMNMFQKYYDKYKEQVEHHNGEIKEKILDSAKKIISLNICNGNFLTRKSVDGSPIVFSDWQAINIRNASKNIKIQRTEYTLDEIYERVKKENGRAINRLIQEPVQLDLFDFLEDESEKISEVQKEMRYIPVKIIDVYKEEMEEANG; the protein is encoded by the coding sequence TTGAAAGAGGAAATTATTAAATCTAAGCTTCGTGTTCAAAAACATGGCGAAGTATTTACCCCTAAAAGAATAGTAAATAAAATGCTGGATATTCCGGAGGTAAAAGACGCTTGTGAAAATTTAACAGCAACGTTTTTAGAGCCGGCTGCTGGTGAAGGTGCTTTTTTAGTTGCAATACTAGAGCGAAAGTTAAACATGGTATCTGAGAAATACAATAGAAATTTATCACAATATGAAAATTATTCATTGTTCGCTCTAACAACACTTTACGGAATTGAATTATTAGAAGATAATGCTCAAACATGTGTGATGAACATGTTTCAAAAATATTATGATAAATATAAAGAACAAGTTGAACATCATAATGGAGAAATAAAGGAAAAAATATTAGATAGTGCAAAGAAAATCATTTCATTAAATATTTGTAATGGAAATTTTTTAACGAGAAAATCGGTAGATGGAAGCCCTATAGTGTTTAGTGACTGGCAAGCTATTAACATAAGAAATGCATCAAAAAATATTAAAATACAAAGAACAGAATATACATTAGATGAGATATATGAGCGTGTTAAAAAAGAAAATGGTCGAGCGATTAACAGATTAATACAAGAGCCAGTACAACTAGATTTGTTTGACTTTTTGGAAGATGAATCTGAAAAGATAAGTGAAGTTCAAAAAGAAATGCGATATATACCTGTCAAAATAATCGATGTTTATAAAGAGGAGATGGAGGAAGCCAATGGATAA